The bacterium DNA segment AGAAGGTCCGCGATCGCCTTGACGGGCTGACCGGCCCGTAGCAGGCGAGTGGCGAAGGCGTGCCGGAATGCATGCGGGTGGGATGGCAATCCACAGCGCCGCGTCCGTGCTCCCACCATGGTCGAGATCGCCGCCGGACTCAGTCGCACATGCGGACGGCTATGGCGCAGGAACACGTAGTCGCAATCGTTCGTCGGCCGTTCCTTGCTCAGGTACTCGCCCAGAGCTTCCGCTACCGCCTCCGTCAAGACGTGATGAATCGCCTTGCCGCCCTTGTGGGCCGCAAAGACGATCGTCCTCTGATGCCAGTCAATGTCCGTGAGTTGCAGAGCCGAGACCTGCGCTCGCCGTACGCCATAAGTCGCCAGCAGCAGCACGATGGCGCGATCTCGCAGAAGACACTTGCCGCAGGTCCACGGCGATGTAAGCAGCTTCGACAAGTGCTCGTCGCTGATCCCCCGCGGAACGGTGCTGAGGCGGTAGCCGATCACGCTCGGCACACAGTCCCTCATCTCCCGGCCGACCCAGCCTCGACACGCAGCGAACTCAAGGAAGGACCGCATCGCCGTGCGCATGCTGTGGCGAGAGGACATCCC contains these protein-coding regions:
- a CDS encoding tyrosine-type recombinase/integrase, producing the protein MPSVIGYRLSTVPRGISDEHLSKLLTSPWTCGKCLLRDRAIVLLLATYGVRRAQVSALQLTDIDWHQRTIVFAAHKGGKAIHHVLTEAVAEALGEYLSKERPTNDCDYVFLRHSRPHVRLSPAAISTMVGARTRRCGLPSHPHAFRHAFATRLLRAGQPVKAIADLL